In Bacteroidota bacterium, one DNA window encodes the following:
- a CDS encoding 4a-hydroxytetrahydrobiopterin dehydratase, translating into MPILTREDIIKRAPANWTFDEHSNSIFREYECSNFVAAVEFIRRIAPVAEMLDHHPDILLHSYKRVRVMLTTHSAGGVTDRDIILASQIDTLI; encoded by the coding sequence ATGCCAATCCTTACTCGCGAGGATATCATCAAACGTGCGCCGGCGAACTGGACGTTCGACGAGCATTCGAATTCGATATTCCGCGAGTATGAGTGTTCGAACTTCGTTGCGGCGGTTGAGTTTATTCGTCGGATTGCGCCGGTCGCCGAGATGTTGGATCATCACCCCGATATTCTGCTTCACTCGTATAAACGAGTACGAGTCATGCTGACCACGCACTCGGCCGGAGGTGTGACAGACCGTGATATTATCCTTGCCTCACAAATCGATACGCTGATTTGA
- the prfB gene encoding peptide chain release factor 2 has product MPICELASPNSATLFDLTSKAKRIAALEEQSVSETFWNDQRAAQRLMQELTRLKKERDEFLSLKSRIDDAEALVEMAEEDESLAPQVNEELTSVEETLAAQEVAVMLAGPDDHKDAILTINAGQGGTEAQDWAEMLERMYTRWAEQNGYKVSMMDELAGEGAGIKSATLEIKGENAYGYLKAENGVHRLVRISPYDANARRHTSFASVYAYPVIEEGNDEIVLNPALLQRDTYRSGGKGGQNVNKVETAVRLTYRYTDTTGKEHVVVAACQEERSQLQNGERAMKMLKSRIAAIIREIEEARIAAIEGKKMKASWGAQIRSYVFQPYTMVKDHRTKLAKTDVQAVMNGEITEFMKAYLLFEGGKLKVSDTEDEDLD; this is encoded by the coding sequence TTGCCGATCTGCGAGCTCGCCTCGCCGAACTCGGCGACTCTCTTTGACCTTACGTCTAAGGCCAAGCGCATTGCCGCGCTAGAAGAACAATCTGTTTCCGAAACATTCTGGAACGATCAACGCGCTGCCCAGCGCCTGATGCAGGAATTAACACGTCTCAAAAAAGAACGTGATGAATTCCTTTCTCTGAAGTCTCGTATCGACGACGCGGAAGCACTGGTCGAGATGGCGGAGGAAGATGAATCGCTTGCGCCACAGGTCAACGAGGAGTTGACAAGCGTCGAAGAAACGCTGGCTGCACAGGAAGTGGCTGTCATGCTTGCGGGGCCAGACGATCATAAAGATGCAATTCTGACCATCAATGCCGGCCAGGGAGGCACCGAGGCTCAGGACTGGGCCGAAATGCTCGAGCGTATGTACACCCGATGGGCCGAGCAGAACGGGTACAAAGTCTCGATGATGGACGAACTTGCCGGCGAAGGAGCCGGCATCAAGTCCGCGACGCTCGAGATCAAAGGCGAAAATGCGTACGGGTATCTGAAGGCCGAAAACGGCGTCCATCGTCTTGTCCGTATATCCCCGTACGACGCGAATGCCCGCCGTCATACCAGTTTCGCGAGCGTGTATGCGTATCCTGTCATCGAAGAAGGCAACGATGAGATCGTCCTGAACCCGGCACTCCTGCAACGCGATACGTATCGCTCCGGTGGAAAAGGCGGTCAGAACGTCAATAAAGTTGAGACGGCCGTTCGTCTTACGTATCGGTATACCGATACTACCGGTAAGGAGCATGTCGTTGTTGCAGCGTGTCAGGAAGAGCGTTCGCAGTTGCAGAATGGCGAACGTGCGATGAAGATGCTCAAGAGCCGAATTGCTGCGATCATCCGAGAGATCGAAGAAGCCCGTATCGCCGCCATCGAAGGAAAGAAGATGAAAGCCTCGTGGGGCGCACAGATTCGCTCCTATGTGTTTCAGCCGTACACAATGGTAAAAGATCATCGCACCAAATTGGCGAAGACCGATGTGCAGGCAGTGATGAACGGCGAGATCACGGAGTTCATGAAGGCGTATTTGCTCTTCGAAGGTGGAAAGTTAAAGGTGTCGGATACCGAAGACGAAGATCTCGATTAG